From a region of the Coffea arabica cultivar ET-39 chromosome 3e, Coffea Arabica ET-39 HiFi, whole genome shotgun sequence genome:
- the LOC113738028 gene encoding uncharacterized protein, whose product MTEAEEIREVEEVAREEREEEVAVEEVDGEDDDNDDDDDEDEDDGEEEDEDDVREVLHGTVGAPLVQSVDDDDDDEEDGDSDDDDEDGDGDDDDDDDGEDDEDEDGEEAEGEEEDLGTEYLVRPVGRAEDEEDASDFEPEENGEGDELEEEDEDDDDDDGAAGGGKTEAPVKRKRGNDDSDDDDGEDDERPSKR is encoded by the exons ATGACGGAAGCGGAGGAAATTCGGGAAGTTGAAGAGGTGGCAAGGGAAGAAAGGGAAGAGGAGGTGGCTGTTGAGGAAGTCGACGGAGAAGATGACGATAacgacgacgacgacgacgaAGATGAGGACGACGGCGAAGAGGAAGATGAGGATGACGTTAGAGAGGTTTTGCACGGCACAGTTGGTGCTCCACTGGTTCAGTCCGTAGACGATGATGATGACGACGAGGAGGACGGTGATAGTGACGACGATGACGAGGACGGCGATGGTGATGACGATGATGATGACGATGGTGAGGATGATGAAGATGAGGACGGCGAGGAAGCTGAAGGAGAGGAG gAGGATTTGGGAACGGAATACCTTGTTAGGCCAGTCGGACGTGCTGAGGATGAGGAAGATGCCAGTGATTTTGAACcagaagaaaatggtgagggGGATGAGCTTGAAGAAGAGGATGAGGATGACGACGACGATGATGGTGCTGCTGGTGGTGGAAAGACTGAAGCCCCCGTAAAGAGGAAGAGGGGCAATGATGACTCAGACGATGATGATGGAGAGGATGATGAGAGACCATCCAAGAGATAG